In Stenotrophomonas sp. ASS1, the following proteins share a genomic window:
- a CDS encoding glutathione S-transferase family protein: MCPILTAFATSPDRGQGLARDTRVRWALEELGVPYNVQLLGFAELKQPAHLARNPFGQIPTWQDGGQVLFESGAIVLHLAEQHAGLLPADPDARMRAIMWVFAALNTVEPPIVERSMAWVLEHEQPWYAQRLPMLDERVRMRLAQLSAWLGSALWLEGEFGAGDLMMVSVLLRLKSSGLLDEYPQVVAYVGRATQRPAYQRAFAAQLAVFQNA, encoded by the coding sequence ATGTGCCCGATCCTCACCGCCTTCGCCACTTCCCCGGACCGCGGCCAGGGCCTGGCCCGTGACACGCGCGTGCGCTGGGCGCTGGAGGAGCTGGGCGTGCCCTACAACGTGCAGCTGCTCGGCTTTGCCGAGCTGAAGCAGCCCGCGCACCTGGCCCGCAACCCCTTCGGGCAGATCCCCACCTGGCAGGACGGCGGCCAGGTCCTGTTCGAATCCGGCGCGATCGTGCTGCACCTGGCCGAGCAGCATGCCGGCCTGCTTCCTGCTGATCCAGATGCACGCATGCGCGCGATCATGTGGGTGTTCGCTGCATTGAATACGGTGGAGCCGCCCATCGTCGAGCGCTCGATGGCCTGGGTGCTGGAGCACGAGCAGCCCTGGTATGCGCAGCGTCTGCCAATGCTCGATGAGCGTGTGCGTATGCGGCTGGCGCAGCTGTCCGCCTGGTTGGGATCGGCGTTGTGGCTGGAGGGCGAGTTCGGCGCCGGCGACCTGATGATGGTTTCGGTGCTGCTGCGCCTGAAGAGCAGCGGCCTCCTCGATGAGTACCCGCAGGTGGTGGCCTATGTGGGCCGTGCAACGCAGCGCCCCGCCTACCAGCGTGCGTTTGCTGCGCAGCTGGCGGTGTTCCAGAACGCCTGA
- a CDS encoding H-NS histone family protein — MTIDIESLSLRELGALVVAAEQRKQLISSRRPASAVRRMLKAAAAEAGYTLEELFGGEANEEAAPRRKPARRRTGKVAAKYRDPEYKRLTWSGRGRMPRWLASKVQKGHKVTDFLIPGLARPTARKSSPIGKRTVFKKD; from the coding sequence ATGACGATTGATATTGAATCGCTCAGCCTTCGGGAGCTGGGCGCCTTGGTGGTTGCCGCTGAACAGCGGAAACAGCTGATTTCCAGCCGCCGTCCGGCCAGTGCGGTACGGCGGATGTTGAAGGCTGCAGCAGCAGAAGCGGGGTATACCCTCGAAGAGCTGTTCGGCGGAGAGGCGAACGAAGAGGCCGCTCCCCGCCGGAAACCGGCACGGCGCAGAACCGGGAAAGTGGCGGCCAAGTACCGTGATCCGGAGTACAAGCGCCTGACCTGGTCCGGCCGCGGGCGCATGCCGCGCTGGCTGGCGTCCAAGGTGCAGAAGGGCCACAAGGTGACCGACTTCCTGATTCCCGGCCTGGCCCGGCCGACGGCGCGCAAGAGCAGCCCGATCGGCAAGCGCACGGTTTTCAAGAAGGATTGA